The Methanococcus maripaludis genome has a window encoding:
- the pyrC gene encoding dihydroorotase yields the protein MVLLKNGKIVSDNKITESDILIEDGITQKIEKNIDYSGEIIDLKGNYVFPGMIDSHVHFRWGNPEKEDFVSGSEAAIAGGIVYAIDMPNNTPPVTSKEIFYKKMNEGNEKSKINLYYAYGVTENNYLETVEEAKVYKIFTVKSVGDLFISDYSKLREILDQNKIFAIHAEHKNIILENSKKYQLNSFENHCKIRSRESEIEAVKEVLNVLEKIDNESKNKPHVHFCHISVKEALDLIKTAKKTFKNVKITVEVSPHHLFLNCEMAEDLKGFGKFNPPLREKEDNLALLNGIVDGIVNIVATDHAPHLIDEKLNSVENCPSGIPGIETMVPLIMNLVNEGKISIFDAYRVLSKNPSEIFKINNKIEVGNSANMSIIDMDKKYKISAKDFKSKAKFTPFEGKTVEGKPFATLVNGKIYIL from the coding sequence ATGGTACTTTTAAAAAATGGAAAAATTGTGTCTGACAATAAGATAACTGAATCGGATATTTTAATCGAAGATGGGATAACTCAGAAAATTGAAAAAAATATTGATTATTCTGGCGAAATAATTGATTTAAAAGGAAATTATGTTTTTCCAGGTATGATCGATTCTCATGTTCATTTTCGCTGGGGAAATCCTGAAAAAGAAGATTTTGTTTCCGGAAGTGAAGCTGCAATTGCAGGGGGAATTGTTTATGCAATCGATATGCCAAACAACACGCCACCTGTAACGTCAAAAGAAATATTTTACAAAAAAATGAACGAAGGAAACGAAAAAAGCAAGATAAATTTATATTATGCTTATGGAGTTACTGAAAATAACTACTTAGAAACTGTTGAAGAAGCAAAAGTCTACAAAATATTCACGGTAAAGTCCGTTGGCGACCTTTTTATCAGCGATTATTCAAAATTAAGAGAAATTTTAGACCAAAATAAAATTTTTGCAATTCATGCAGAACATAAAAACATAATTTTAGAAAATTCCAAAAAATATCAATTAAATAGTTTTGAAAATCATTGTAAAATTAGAAGTCGAGAAAGTGAAATTGAAGCAGTTAAAGAAGTTTTAAATGTTTTAGAAAAAATCGATAATGAAAGTAAAAATAAACCGCACGTTCACTTCTGCCATATTTCAGTTAAAGAAGCACTGGATTTAATAAAAACTGCTAAAAAAACTTTTAAAAACGTTAAAATCACTGTTGAAGTTAGTCCTCACCATTTATTTTTAAATTGTGAAATGGCGGAAGATTTAAAGGGATTTGGAAAATTCAATCCTCCATTACGGGAAAAAGAAGATAATTTGGCACTTTTAAATGGAATTGTTGACGGAATAGTTAATATTGTTGCAACGGATCACGCACCACATTTAATCGATGAAAAATTAAATTCTGTTGAAAACTGCCCGTCAGGAATTCCAGGGATAGAAACAATGGTGCCATTGATTATGAATTTAGTAAATGAAGGAAAGATCTCGATTTTTGATGCGTACAGAGTTTTATCAAAAAATCCTTCAGAAATTTTCAAGATAAATAATAAAATTGAAGTTGGAAATAGCGCAAATATGAGTATCATCGATATGGATAAAAAATACAAGATATCTGCTAAAGATTTTAAATCAAAGGCTAAATTTACACCCTTCGAAGGAAAAACCGTTGAAGGAAAGCCCTTCGCAACATTGGTTAATGGGAAGATATATATATTATAA
- the trpD gene encoding anthranilate phosphoribosyltransferase, which translates to MLNKLIERENLSFEESYELFNMLLNESEMRIAAYLVALQTKGVTADEIAGFAKAMRDNAVKIDLGEVTDTCGTGGDGSKTINVSTAVSIILSCFTKVAKHGNVSITSKSGSANVYEALGCKIPETPEDAKKSMDKTNFAFLFAPKYHPALKKIMPVRNELKVKTIFNILGPLANPANPKYQILGVNSPDLLDNVAIALSKVGGIKKALVLYGDGLDELTPNGTSKITEYNGKFETYEVTPKDFGLDYAKIMPCESPDESAKRLIDVFSGKLNEDRNFILMNAAAALYTSENASDFLDGVEIAKEAIESGKVLKKLEEIRNV; encoded by the coding sequence ATGTTAAACAAACTAATAGAACGAGAAAATTTATCATTTGAAGAATCATACGAATTATTCAACATGCTTTTAAATGAAAGTGAAATGAGAATAGCAGCTTATTTGGTGGCTTTACAGACAAAAGGAGTTACTGCTGACGAAATTGCAGGATTTGCAAAAGCAATGCGGGATAATGCAGTAAAGATTGATCTTGGGGAAGTTACCGACACTTGTGGAACTGGTGGAGATGGCTCAAAAACAATAAACGTGAGTACAGCAGTTTCAATAATTCTTTCATGTTTTACAAAAGTTGCAAAACACGGAAACGTTTCAATTACTTCAAAAAGTGGTTCTGCAAACGTTTACGAAGCATTGGGCTGTAAAATTCCAGAAACTCCTGAAGACGCGAAAAAATCAATGGATAAAACCAACTTTGCATTTTTATTTGCTCCAAAATACCACCCCGCACTCAAAAAAATAATGCCTGTCAGAAATGAACTGAAAGTAAAAACGATATTTAATATTTTAGGGCCTCTTGCGAATCCTGCAAACCCGAAATATCAGATACTTGGAGTAAACTCTCCAGATTTATTGGATAACGTTGCAATCGCGTTATCAAAAGTTGGAGGCATTAAAAAAGCGCTTGTATTATATGGTGATGGACTTGACGAGTTAACTCCAAATGGAACTTCGAAGATAACAGAATATAATGGTAAATTTGAAACTTATGAAGTAACTCCAAAGGACTTTGGATTAGATTACGCAAAAATAATGCCTTGTGAAAGCCCCGATGAAAGTGCAAAAAGATTAATCGATGTATTTTCTGGAAAACTTAATGAAGATAGGAATTTTATATTGATGAATGCTGCGGCAGCACTTTATACTTCTGAAAATGCTTCCGATTTCTTAGATGGTGTTGAAATTGCAAAAGAAGCGATCGAATCCGGAAAAGTTCTCAAAAAACTTGAGGAGATAAGAAATGTATAA
- the trpB gene encoding tryptophan synthase subunit beta: MTCEGYFGEFGGQYIPEVLMPAIDELKEAYSELKDDEEFQNELSYYLKNYAGRETPLYYAENLTKKLGGAKIYLKREDLLHGGAHKTNNTIGQALLAKRMGKTRIIAETGAGQHGVGTSMAGALFGLETEIFMGRLDTERQQPNVFRMKLLGAKVTPVDTGSKVLKDAVNEAMRNWTATFENTHYLIGTVMGPHPFPTIVRDFQSVIGKEVKKQIMEQEGRLPDHLVACIGGGSNALGLFHAFIQDKDVRMVGIEAAGKGLNTSLHGASISKGKKGVLHGMLSYFLQDEDGQIEEAYSISAGLDYPGIGPEHAYLHDSGRAEYASATDDQALNAFMELTRSEGIIPALESSHAVAYAIENAGNMDKDEIMVINLSGRGDKDLNTVIDIMQKRGM, translated from the coding sequence ATGACGTGTGAAGGATACTTTGGAGAATTTGGTGGGCAGTATATCCCGGAAGTTTTGATGCCCGCAATCGATGAGCTTAAAGAAGCATATTCTGAGTTAAAAGATGACGAAGAATTTCAAAATGAGCTTTCCTACTATTTGAAAAATTATGCAGGACGTGAAACACCGCTTTACTATGCAGAAAATCTGACCAAAAAGCTCGGCGGTGCAAAAATCTATCTAAAAAGAGAGGATTTACTTCACGGTGGAGCCCATAAAACTAACAACACAATTGGCCAGGCATTACTTGCTAAAAGAATGGGTAAAACAAGAATAATTGCAGAAACTGGTGCAGGACAGCACGGTGTTGGAACTTCAATGGCAGGGGCATTGTTTGGCCTTGAAACCGAAATTTTCATGGGAAGACTTGATACTGAAAGGCAACAGCCAAACGTTTTTCGAATGAAACTTCTCGGTGCAAAGGTAACTCCTGTTGACACGGGTTCAAAAGTTTTAAAAGATGCTGTAAACGAAGCAATGAGAAACTGGACTGCAACATTTGAAAATACGCACTATTTAATTGGAACTGTTATGGGTCCGCATCCATTCCCAACGATTGTTAGGGATTTCCAGTCCGTAATCGGAAAAGAAGTTAAAAAACAAATTATGGAACAAGAAGGAAGATTACCAGATCACTTAGTAGCATGCATTGGCGGTGGAAGTAACGCACTTGGTTTATTCCATGCATTTATTCAAGATAAAGACGTTAGAATGGTTGGAATTGAAGCTGCGGGAAAAGGGCTCAATACAAGTCTTCACGGAGCATCCATTTCAAAAGGAAAGAAAGGGGTTCTTCACGGAATGCTTTCATACTTCTTACAGGATGAAGACGGTCAAATCGAAGAAGCATACAGTATTTCAGCAGGACTCGATTATCCTGGAATCGGCCCAGAACACGCATATTTACACGACTCTGGAAGAGCAGAATATGCATCAGCAACCGATGATCAGGCATTAAATGCATTTATGGAACTTACAAGAAGTGAAGGTATAATTCCAGCTTTGGAATCATCACACGCGGTAGCTTATGCGATTGAAAATGCAGGAAACATGGATAAAGATGAAATAATGGTCATAAACCTTTCGGGAAGGGGCGACAAGGATTTAAACACCGTAATCGACATCATGCAAAAAAGAGGGATGTAA
- a CDS encoding anthranilate synthase component I yields MYKLDYVNPLKLYGVLRDEGKYPVMLESRAKGQINARYTYISSNPEYMLRIGNKTKMDNETISKESNPFKALKENFKITQKGDRFTGGYVGYVAYDCIHNYIGGKIEEPSVFGYYDHMYVYDHVTRNFYYHSENNNPEELRNAEYIVEKAKNFKIEEEDGGIEVLGCDADLDDYVKMVEKTKEYIYSGDAFQVVPSREYRLKNEFSAFQLYRNLRNVNPSPYMFLLEFDKDVVGASPETMASVQNNILKVNPIAGTAPIGKTETETKKLAESLLKDEKERAEHMMLVDLARNDVRKVSKSGSIVLERFFDVVRYSHVQHIESEVLGTLKDNSTIFDAIEAAFPAGTLTGAPKFRAMEIIDEIEKSRRKIYGGAVGYFSNSGNADLAIGIRMAEIDSVCRVRAGGGVVADSVPENEYYETERKMAAMMKALGVQNDCDNR; encoded by the coding sequence ATGTATAAATTGGATTATGTAAACCCGTTAAAACTTTACGGAGTTTTAAGGGATGAGGGAAAATATCCCGTAATGCTCGAATCGAGAGCTAAAGGACAGATCAATGCAAGGTATACGTATATTTCTTCAAATCCCGAATATATGCTCAGAATTGGAAATAAAACCAAAATGGACAATGAAACGATTTCAAAAGAAAGCAATCCATTTAAAGCTTTAAAAGAAAATTTCAAAATAACTCAGAAAGGAGATAGGTTTACCGGCGGATATGTTGGGTACGTTGCATATGACTGTATTCACAACTACATTGGCGGAAAAATCGAGGAACCATCAGTATTTGGGTATTATGACCATATGTATGTTTACGATCATGTAACGAGAAATTTTTATTACCATTCAGAAAATAACAACCCAGAAGAATTAAGAAATGCTGAATACATTGTAGAAAAAGCAAAAAATTTCAAAATCGAAGAAGAAGACGGAGGAATTGAAGTTTTAGGGTGTGATGCAGACCTGGATGATTACGTAAAAATGGTCGAAAAAACTAAGGAGTATATCTATTCGGGGGACGCATTTCAGGTCGTTCCTTCAAGAGAATATCGATTAAAAAATGAATTTTCCGCATTCCAACTTTACAGGAATCTCAGAAACGTTAATCCAAGCCCATACATGTTTTTGCTTGAGTTTGACAAGGATGTTGTTGGGGCATCTCCAGAAACAATGGCTTCAGTTCAAAATAATATATTAAAAGTAAATCCGATTGCAGGAACAGCTCCAATTGGAAAAACTGAAACTGAAACTAAAAAGCTTGCAGAATCGCTTTTAAAAGATGAAAAAGAGCGAGCAGAACACATGATGCTTGTTGACCTTGCAAGAAATGACGTTAGAAAGGTTTCGAAATCCGGAAGTATTGTACTTGAAAGATTTTTTGACGTTGTAAGATACAGCCACGTTCAGCACATAGAAAGCGAAGTTCTTGGAACATTAAAAGACAATTCAACAATATTTGATGCAATAGAGGCAGCATTTCCTGCAGGAACATTAACCGGAGCTCCGAAATTCAGAGCAATGGAAATTATTGATGAAATAGAAAAATCAAGAAGAAAAATCTACGGCGGGGCTGTCGGATACTTCTCAAACAGCGGAAATGCAGACCTTGCAATTGGAATCAGAATGGCAGAAATTGACAGTGTCTGTCGAGTTAGAGCAGGCGGGGGAGTTGTAGCTGATTCCGTGCCTGAAAACGAATACTACGAAACAGAGCGGAAAATGGCTGCAATGATGAAAGCACTGGGTGTTCAAAATGATTGTGATAATAGATAA
- a CDS encoding phosphoribosylanthranilate isomerase has product MFIKICGIKTPEELEIVESYGNATGVILECASKRRIGLETAKNLVNLSNIPVFAVSTTSEVLVWENIIKLTNTNYLQMHSDIDQKTIDFIKNEYGCFIMKSFKIPETSESPEIDAEKIISDIETYEVDRILLDTGKGCGQTHDHRISQIIAKKFDIILAGGLDPDNVFDIVKNVKPFGVDVSSGVEANNSKDEELIKRFCENVKSVKL; this is encoded by the coding sequence ATGTTCATAAAAATTTGCGGAATAAAAACCCCAGAAGAACTCGAAATTGTTGAAAGTTACGGCAACGCTACGGGGGTAATTTTGGAGTGTGCTTCAAAAAGAAGAATAGGTCTTGAAACAGCAAAAAATCTTGTAAATTTATCGAATATTCCGGTATTTGCAGTTTCAACAACGTCGGAAGTTTTGGTATGGGAAAATATTATTAAATTAACCAATACGAATTACTTGCAGATGCATTCAGATATCGACCAAAAAACAATAGATTTCATAAAAAATGAGTACGGATGCTTTATTATGAAATCATTTAAAATCCCTGAAACAAGTGAATCACCTGAAATAGATGCAGAAAAAATTATTTCCGATATTGAAACTTATGAAGTTGATAGAATTTTATTAGATACTGGAAAAGGGTGTGGCCAGACTCACGACCACAGGATAAGCCAGATAATTGCAAAAAAATTTGACATTATCCTTGCAGGTGGACTCGATCCAGATAACGTATTTGATATTGTAAAAAATGTAAAACCGTTTGGAGTTGACGTTTCAAGCGGAGTTGAAGCTAATAATTCAAAGGATGAAGAATTGATAAAAAGATTTTGTGAAAATGTAAAATCGGTGAAATTATGA
- a CDS encoding aminodeoxychorismate/anthranilate synthase component II, with the protein MIVIIDNKDSFVWNLADYASIYDSVKVVPNTISIEELKKLNPDGIIISPGPGAPENKRDVENCPEIIKNMDVPVLGVCLGHQTIAHIFGGKVGRIPPVHGKSSLITHDSKGIFKDVKNPFTAGRYHSLAVLEVPENFTVTATTDDGIVMGLRHNDIPIEGVQFHPESVLTEFEEKEGLKIIENFVKFAKNYKSSKK; encoded by the coding sequence ATGATTGTGATAATAGATAATAAAGATTCGTTTGTATGGAATTTGGCAGATTATGCATCGATTTATGATTCTGTAAAAGTTGTTCCAAATACAATTTCGATTGAAGAGTTAAAAAAATTGAATCCTGATGGAATAATTATCTCACCAGGGCCGGGAGCACCTGAAAATAAAAGGGACGTTGAAAACTGTCCAGAAATCATAAAAAATATGGATGTGCCAGTTCTTGGAGTATGTCTTGGTCATCAGACTATTGCACACATATTTGGTGGAAAAGTTGGAAGAATTCCTCCAGTTCATGGAAAATCGAGTTTGATAACGCATGATTCAAAAGGGATCTTTAAAGATGTGAAAAATCCATTTACTGCTGGAAGATACCATTCTTTGGCAGTTTTAGAAGTTCCAGAAAATTTCACTGTTACTGCAACAACGGACGATGGAATCGTCATGGGATTAAGGCACAATGATATACCAATTGAGGGAGTTCAATTTCACCCTGAAAGTGTTTTAACGGAATTTGAAGAAAAAGAAGGGCTAAAAATTATTGAAAATTTTGTAAAATTTGCAAAAAATTATAAATCTTCGAAAAAATAA
- a CDS encoding lysine exporter LysO family protein: MNFTVLVLIALILGFIVGKIYRIEFGNMYEIMLYIQILIIGIDLGKSSGLRGVKKVGKFGILLPLFTIIGSLIGGIIASIVLNIPLKYALAIASGMGWYSLCGPILAEYSTIYGVMGFLVNLAREVLTIIGYSFVIKKFPKDMAITIGGGTSMDSTLPIIVKFGGKDIMILSFVHGFILTLLIPFITPFILMLPI, translated from the coding sequence ATGAATTTTACAGTTTTAGTTTTAATCGCCCTAATTTTGGGATTTATTGTTGGAAAAATATATAGAATAGAGTTTGGAAACATGTACGAGATAATGCTCTATATCCAGATTTTGATAATTGGAATTGATCTTGGAAAAAGCAGTGGCCTTAGAGGCGTTAAAAAAGTTGGAAAATTTGGGATATTACTTCCTTTATTTACAATTATCGGGTCATTAATTGGCGGGATAATCGCATCAATCGTTTTAAATATTCCTTTAAAATATGCACTCGCAATTGCATCAGGAATGGGCTGGTACAGTCTTTGCGGCCCAATTTTGGCAGAATATTCTACAATTTATGGAGTAATGGGATTTTTGGTAAATCTTGCAAGGGAAGTTTTAACAATTATCGGCTATTCATTCGTGATAAAAAAGTTTCCAAAAGATATGGCAATTACTATTGGTGGTGGAACCAGTATGGATTCGACACTTCCCATAATTGTTAAATTTGGTGGAAAAGACATAATGATTCTTTCATTTGTTCACGGGTTTATACTGACGCTTTTAATTCCATTTATAACACCGTTTATATTAATGCTCCCTATTTAA
- the trpA gene encoding tryptophan synthase subunit alpha: MNKPVLVSFLVSGDPNPDATLKFMKALDKYSGVIELGIPFSDPVADGPTIQAADVRALSNGFKIAKSFEVLKEFRKESDTPVILMTYYNPVFKRGIETFVMQAKEAGANGLIIVDLPLQEATEYREICKKHEMGTVFLAAPNTPEERLKISDEASTEFLYLISTFGITGARESFEQMTFDFIKRARTTCKGKICVGFGISKGSHAESLIEQGADGVIVGSAFVDIIKNYGDSEEALVKLEELAKELSEGIEKGYEKRNK, from the coding sequence ATGAATAAGCCAGTTTTAGTCAGTTTTTTAGTATCTGGAGATCCAAATCCCGATGCAACATTGAAATTCATGAAAGCACTCGATAAATATTCCGGAGTAATCGAACTTGGAATTCCATTTAGCGACCCTGTTGCAGATGGGCCAACAATCCAGGCAGCAGACGTACGGGCACTTTCAAACGGATTTAAAATTGCCAAATCATTTGAAGTATTGAAAGAATTTAGAAAAGAGTCAGATACTCCCGTAATTTTGATGACCTACTACAATCCCGTATTTAAAAGGGGAATTGAAACATTTGTAATGCAGGCAAAAGAAGCCGGTGCAAATGGACTTATTATTGTTGATTTGCCATTACAAGAAGCAACAGAATATCGAGAAATCTGTAAAAAACACGAAATGGGGACCGTATTTCTTGCAGCGCCAAACACTCCAGAAGAACGCTTAAAAATATCTGATGAAGCAAGTACTGAATTTTTGTACCTTATTTCGACATTTGGAATAACTGGTGCAAGAGAATCTTTCGAACAGATGACATTTGATTTTATCAAAAGAGCAAGAACAACCTGCAAGGGAAAAATTTGTGTTGGATTTGGAATTTCAAAAGGAAGTCATGCAGAAAGTTTGATTGAACAGGGTGCGGATGGAGTAATTGTTGGAAGTGCTTTTGTAGATATTATTAAAAATTACGGCGATTCAGAAGAAGCCCTTGTTAAACTAGAAGAACTTGCAAAAGAATTAAGCGAAGGAATCGAAAAAGGATACGAAAAAAGAAATAAATAA
- a CDS encoding Nre family DNA repair protein, with protein sequence MELFRSKTCALCKGRKLLCGRPRCPILEKFRVAKAVESRINKKDIFGASPPSVFVGEFGYPNVRIGPMVPPVEGDTSFMDDPSKWENVTIPEIMEYRSMLVMGETNANVSVNKNSNFLNNIQELAMANKPVDSEIELKKAPKLELITGGFTPPVGPRESMLKFRLAENPKIPRKSDYIVNDDLKANEGMISLYDSGFDEYYIIKLLSTGLLGINKKLVPTKWSITAAQDLLGKYVKKKILENNQINDYEVYYKNFLGNRYAVLLIPDMYAFEMLEVWLKGSLFSGENYQILGDFEDITGMKGYADEITGAFYAARLSILEYLKKRKKQSKILVFREITPEYYAPVGVWQIRTGVKLAMENRLGKFNDLKSALLEIKKYLDVPMKDYETKSKILKSNQRQVTLDKFF encoded by the coding sequence ATGGAACTTTTCCGGTCAAAAACATGCGCTCTTTGCAAGGGTAGAAAACTGCTTTGTGGAAGGCCAAGGTGCCCGATACTTGAAAAATTCAGGGTTGCAAAGGCAGTTGAATCCAGAATAAATAAAAAGGATATTTTTGGAGCGTCACCGCCTTCTGTTTTTGTTGGAGAATTTGGATACCCGAATGTCAGAATTGGGCCAATGGTTCCCCCCGTAGAAGGGGATACTTCTTTTATGGATGATCCAAGCAAATGGGAAAATGTTACGATCCCAGAAATCATGGAATACCGTTCAATGCTTGTTATGGGCGAAACTAATGCAAATGTATCTGTCAACAAAAATTCAAATTTTTTGAATAATATTCAGGAACTTGCAATGGCAAATAAACCAGTTGATAGTGAAATCGAACTTAAAAAAGCGCCAAAACTCGAATTGATAACTGGCGGATTTACGCCCCCCGTAGGCCCAAGAGAAAGCATGCTGAAATTCAGACTTGCAGAAAACCCGAAAATCCCTCGAAAATCCGATTATATTGTAAATGATGATTTAAAGGCGAATGAAGGGATGATTTCATTATACGACTCTGGTTTTGATGAATACTACATCATAAAACTTCTTTCAACAGGGCTTCTTGGAATAAATAAAAAGCTTGTTCCAACTAAATGGAGCATTACTGCTGCACAGGATTTGCTTGGAAAGTATGTAAAGAAAAAGATTTTAGAAAATAATCAAATTAACGATTATGAAGTTTATTATAAAAATTTCCTCGGGAATCGGTATGCAGTGCTTTTAATTCCTGATATGTACGCATTTGAAATGCTTGAAGTATGGCTTAAAGGATCATTATTCAGCGGTGAAAATTACCAGATTTTAGGGGACTTTGAAGATATTACTGGAATGAAAGGATACGCTGATGAAATAACGGGTGCGTTTTACGCTGCAAGGCTCAGCATTTTAGAATATCTTAAAAAAAGAAAAAAACAATCAAAAATACTCGTATTTAGAGAAATTACTCCAGAATACTATGCGCCAGTTGGAGTATGGCAAATTAGAACCGGGGTAAAACTTGCAATGGAAAATAGACTTGGTAAATTTAATGATTTAAAATCAGCACTTCTTGAAATAAAAAAATACCTCGATGTCCCGATGAAAGACTATGAAACAAAAAGTAAGATTTTAAAAAGCAATCAAAGGCAGGTTACCCTGGATAAGTTTTTTTAA
- the trpC gene encoding indole-3-glycerol phosphate synthase TrpC codes for MAINFKKQANAIKNFDKNPIIAEIKVHSPKYGDLLKGRSEMDILRIYEEAGAVGISYITDKQYFNGNFNIFKKICENTELPVLRKDFLTTKDEIEKTASAGGSTVLIIARLLKEKTAEFVDFALECGLDTLVEVHNREEIEIAKSTNTTMIGINNRDISKLELDDGTVSLTEKLADLIPKDRILVSESGIANLTDLKTALKYADAALIGTSFMTAENQKEFVKSFVGGK; via the coding sequence ATGGCTATAAATTTTAAAAAACAGGCAAATGCCATAAAAAATTTCGACAAAAACCCAATTATTGCGGAAATTAAGGTTCATTCTCCAAAATACGGCGATTTGTTGAAAGGACGATCTGAAATGGATATTTTAAGAATATATGAAGAAGCTGGAGCAGTTGGAATTTCATATATTACAGATAAGCAGTATTTCAACGGAAACTTTAATATTTTTAAAAAGATCTGTGAAAACACCGAGCTTCCAGTTTTAAGAAAAGATTTTCTAACAACAAAAGATGAAATCGAAAAAACAGCAAGTGCTGGGGGAAGCACCGTTTTAATAATTGCAAGATTATTGAAAGAAAAAACAGCAGAATTTGTAGATTTTGCACTTGAATGTGGGCTTGATACACTTGTTGAAGTACACAACAGGGAAGAAATTGAAATTGCCAAATCTACGAATACGACAATGATTGGAATAAACAATAGGGATATTTCAAAATTGGAACTCGATGATGGAACAGTTTCATTAACTGAAAAACTTGCAGATTTAATTCCAAAAGATAGGATACTTGTCAGTGAAAGTGGAATTGCCAATTTAACCGATTTAAAAACAGCATTAAAATACGCAGATGCTGCATTAATTGGAACATCATTCATGACAGCCGAAAACCAAAAAGAGTTCGTAAAAAGTTTTGTTGGGGGAAAATAA
- a CDS encoding NosD domain-containing protein: MIKISYKPLIALALAVMMSLVAVSAAPTGDQGNTRYINSSGEINDSGKYLLMNDITGPIIITSDDVTFDGNGYCISGDSFGVYLIDCKGATVRDTTISCQLAGIVLQNATNCMIEKNNVTGCYHGIALLCGSDENKIINNDVCNNNLGCYGGGGILALSCDCDGNKIHANTVLDNGYWYFTSWWPDLEKEFVPNDISLDEEVNDISGNHVTPEEE; encoded by the coding sequence ATGATTAAGATTAGTTATAAACCATTAATAGCTTTGGCTCTCGCAGTAATGATGAGCTTAGTTGCCGTAAGCGCTGCTCCTACGGGGGATCAAGGCAATACTAGATACATAAATTCTTCAGGCGAAATAAATGATTCTGGGAAATATCTTTTAATGAATGATATAACTGGGCCTATTATAATTACTTCAGATGATGTTACATTTGATGGAAACGGATACTGTATCAGTGGTGACAGTTTTGGAGTATATTTAATAGATTGTAAGGGGGCAACTGTAAGAGATACGACAATATCTTGCCAACTTGCTGGAATAGTACTTCAAAATGCCACAAACTGCATGATAGAAAAAAATAATGTGACTGGCTGTTACCATGGAATAGCATTACTGTGCGGGTCTGATGAAAATAAAATAATTAACAATGATGTCTGTAATAATAACCTCGGATGTTACGGGGGTGGGGGAATCTTAGCACTGAGTTGCGATTGTGACGGCAACAAAATACATGCAAATACGGTACTGGATAATGGCTACTGGTATTTCACAAGTTGGTGGCCCGACTTGGAGAAAGAATTTGTGCCCAATGACATTTCCCTTGATGAAGAAGTAAATGATATAAGCGGAAATCACGTTACACCTGAAGAAGAATAA